The following are encoded together in the Coregonus clupeaformis isolate EN_2021a chromosome 24, ASM2061545v1, whole genome shotgun sequence genome:
- the LOC121565490 gene encoding uncharacterized protein LOC121565490 isoform X1 has product MQPSLGEDAPEIRNVVKRMGRKFKWITLHYKDINITLIEADKDINITLIEADKDIIITLIEADKNINITLIEADKDINITLIEADKDINIMLIEADKDINITLIEPDKDINITLIEADKDINITLIEADKDINITLIEADKDINITLIEADKDINITLIEADKDINITLIEPDKDINITLIEADKDINITLIEPDKDINITLIEADKDINITLIEADKDIIITLIEPDKDINITLIEPDKDINITLIEADKDINITLIEADKDINITLIEADKDINITLIEADKDINITLIEADKDINITLIEADKDINKQIQPHYGLYGSQKH; this is encoded by the exons ATGCAACCTTCGCTTGGGGAAGATGCCCCAGAAATTAGAAACGTCGTCAAAAGGATGGGAAGGAAATTCAAATGGATAACTTTACACTACAAGGAC ATCAACATCACGCTcatagaagcagacaaggacatcaACATCACGCTCATAGAAGCAGACAAAGACATCATCATCACGCTCATAGAAGCCGACAAGAACATCAACATCACGCTcatagaagcagacaaggacatcaacatcacgctcatagaagcagacaaggacatcaACATCATGCTcatagaagcagacaaggacatcaACATCACGCTCATAGAACCAGACAAGGACATCAACATCACGCTCATAGAAGCCGACAAGGACATCAACATCACGCTCATAGAAGCCGACAAGGACATCAACATCACGCTCATAGAAGCAGACAAAGACATCAACATCACGCTCATAGAAGCCGACAAGGACATCAACATCACGCTCATAGAAGCCGACAAGGACATCAACATCACGCTCATAGAACCAGACAAGGACATCAACATCACGCTcatagaagcagacaaggacatcaACATCACGCTCATAGAACCAGACAAGGACATCAACATCACGCTCATAGAAGCAGACAAAGACATCAACATCACGCTcatagaagcagacaaggacatcaTCATCACGCTCATAGAACCAGACAAGGACATCAACATCACGCTCATAGAACCAGACAAGGACATCAACATCACGCTcatagaagcagacaaggacatcaACATCACGCTCATAGAAGCAGACAAAGACATCAACATCACGCTcatagaagcagacaaggacatcaacatcacgctcatagaagcagacaaggacatcaACATCACGCTCATAGAAGCAGACAAAGACATCAACATCACGCTCATAGAAGCAGACAAAGACATCAACAAGCAGATACAACCTCACTATGGACTGTATGGATCTCAGAAGCATTGA
- the LOC121565490 gene encoding uncharacterized protein LOC121565490 isoform X2, whose product MQPSLGEDAPEIRNVVKRMGRKFKWITLHYKDINITLIEADKDINITLIEADKDIIITLIEADKNINITLIEADKDINITLIEADKDINIMLIEADKDINITLIEPDKDINITLIEADKDINITLIEADKDINITLIEADKDINITLIEADKDINITLIEADKDINITLIEPDKDINITLIEADKDINITLIEPDKDINITLIEADKDINITLIEADKDIIITLIEPDKDINITLIEPDKDINITLIEADKDINITLIEADKDINITLIEADKDINITLIEADKDINITLIEADKDINKQIQPHYGLYGSQKH is encoded by the exons ATGCAACCTTCGCTTGGGGAAGATGCCCCAGAAATTAGAAACGTCGTCAAAAGGATGGGAAGGAAATTCAAATGGATAACTTTACACTACAAGGAC ATCAACATCACGCTcatagaagcagacaaggacatcaACATCACGCTCATAGAAGCAGACAAAGACATCATCATCACGCTCATAGAAGCCGACAAGAACATCAACATCACGCTcatagaagcagacaaggacatcaacatcacgctcatagaagcagacaaggacatcaACATCATGCTcatagaagcagacaaggacatcaACATCACGCTCATAGAACCAGACAAGGACATCAACATCACGCTCATAGAAGCCGACAAGGACATCAACATCACGCTCATAGAAGCCGACAAGGACATCAACATCACGCTCATAGAAGCAGACAAAGACATCAACATCACGCTCATAGAAGCCGACAAGGACATCAACATCACGCTCATAGAAGCCGACAAGGACATCAACATCACGCTCATAGAACCAGACAAGGACATCAACATCACGCTcatagaagcagacaaggacatcaACATCACGCTCATAGAACCAGACAAGGACATCAACATCACGCTCATAGAAGCAGACAAAGACATCAACATCACGCTcatagaagcagacaaggacatcaTCATCACGCTCATAGAACCAGACAAGGACATCAACATCACGCTCATAGAACCAGACAAGGACATCAACATCACGCTcatagaagcagacaaggacatcaACATCACGCTCATAGAAGCAGACAAAGACATCAACATCACGCTcatagaagcagacaaggacatcaacatcacgctcatagaagcagacaaggacatcaACATCACGCTCATAGAAGCAGACAAAGAC ATCAACAAGCAGATACAACCTCACTATGGACTGTATGGATCTCAGAAGCATTGA